From a region of the Halanaerobium hydrogeniformans genome:
- a CDS encoding AEC family transporter: MLDDFIFSLSVALPIFLIMLSGFIFRKKRIITVEFIDAANFIIFYLALPIKLFNSVAESSVTENFDIRFIGYALSATIISVIIVYLFSVFFIDEKSKIGAFVHGTFRGNFIYVGFSLMENVTGSIGAKTPLIVAFIIPLYNIIAVLILVFTNPANKAKNQLKSAFKNILTNPFIIAIILGAAASLIDFKLPLILQNTADYFDVLATPLALLTIGATFKIDKLFVDIKSSIFATILKLLILPALAVSTAIAFGFANEEVFLIYVLFGVPSAVVSYVITAAMNGDQDLAASIVMMTTLFSVFSITLFIFLFKVFAIV, encoded by the coding sequence ATGTTAGACGACTTTATTTTTAGTCTAAGTGTAGCTTTACCGATATTTTTAATAATGCTAAGTGGCTTTATATTCAGAAAAAAACGAATAATTACTGTAGAGTTTATTGATGCAGCTAATTTCATTATTTTTTATTTGGCTTTACCAATAAAACTTTTTAATAGTGTTGCAGAAAGCTCTGTTACTGAAAATTTTGATATTAGATTTATTGGCTATGCCCTTTCAGCAACAATTATAAGTGTTATCATAGTCTATTTGTTTTCAGTATTTTTTATTGATGAAAAGAGCAAAATAGGAGCTTTTGTCCATGGAACTTTTAGAGGTAATTTTATATATGTAGGTTTTTCATTAATGGAAAATGTAACTGGAAGTATTGGGGCTAAAACCCCTTTGATAGTTGCTTTTATAATCCCACTATATAATATAATCGCTGTTTTGATTTTAGTTTTTACAAATCCAGCCAATAAGGCAAAAAATCAACTTAAAAGTGCCTTTAAAAATATTTTAACTAATCCCTTTATCATTGCAATAATTTTAGGTGCTGCAGCTTCTTTAATTGATTTTAAATTACCTTTAATTTTGCAGAATACTGCTGATTATTTTGATGTACTGGCAACACCTTTAGCTTTATTGACAATTGGGGCAACATTTAAAATTGACAAATTATTTGTAGATATTAAATCTTCTATATTTGCCACCATATTAAAATTACTTATTTTACCTGCTTTAGCAGTTTCAACAGCAATTGCTTTTGGTTTTGCAAATGAGGAAGTGTTTTTGATTTATGTACTTTTTGGAGTACCCAGTGCTGTTGTTTCTTATGTGATCACAGCAGCTATGAATGGTGATCAGGACCTGGCAGCTTCAATTGTTATGATGACAACCTTATTTTCTGTTTTTTCGATCACTTTGTTTATCTTTTTATTTAAGGTTTTTGCTATTGTATGA
- the uxaC gene encoding glucuronate isomerase yields MALLDQNYLLESESAKRLYKEIEELAILDPHNHGDVKEILDNEAWNDIWEVEAATDHYVWELMRKRGVPEEKITGDASNKEKWMALAEVFPEFAGNPTYEWIHLDLKRQFGIEESISKDTAELIWDKTKEILAQADMRPQSLLKKMNVEIMCTTDEPYSLLEEHKRAKEEVDGVKILPTWRPDKIMNIEADNWLEYVEKLTKAYNESKIEQLDDLLTALKNSHDYFAEMGCIASDHGILEPISYRVEKGRAAEIYQKGLKNKELSKKDIKDFKAFMLAEFAKLNQEKDWVTQLHIGAVRNYRESLYEKLGPDTGGDISNYSIEIVDNLKYFINQFGEDLNIVLYTMDPVHWFTVSTISRAFPKVSLGAPWWLNDTPYGMETQLKQVTTVDLFYNLAGMVTDSRKLMSYSSRTEMFRRTLANVVGKMVDKGQMPYSVAADLVNHVCYEGQYNLFFK; encoded by the coding sequence ATGGCGTTATTAGATCAAAATTATTTGTTAGAAAGTGAAAGTGCAAAACGTTTGTATAAAGAAATTGAAGAACTGGCAATTTTAGATCCCCATAATCATGGAGATGTAAAAGAGATACTGGACAATGAAGCCTGGAATGATATTTGGGAGGTTGAAGCTGCAACTGACCATTATGTCTGGGAATTAATGAGAAAAAGAGGGGTTCCTGAAGAAAAAATAACAGGTGACGCTTCAAATAAAGAAAAGTGGATGGCCCTTGCGGAAGTATTTCCAGAATTTGCTGGTAATCCAACCTATGAATGGATCCATCTTGATTTGAAGAGACAGTTTGGTATTGAAGAGAGTATTTCCAAGGATACTGCAGAACTGATCTGGGACAAAACTAAAGAAATTTTAGCTCAGGCTGATATGAGGCCTCAAAGTTTATTAAAAAAGATGAATGTTGAGATAATGTGTACAACAGATGAGCCATATTCTCTATTAGAAGAACACAAACGAGCTAAAGAAGAGGTGGATGGAGTTAAAATATTACCCACCTGGAGACCTGACAAAATCATGAATATAGAAGCTGATAACTGGCTTGAATATGTTGAAAAACTAACTAAGGCATATAATGAATCAAAAATTGAGCAGTTAGATGATCTTTTAACTGCCTTAAAAAATTCTCATGATTATTTTGCCGAGATGGGTTGTATTGCAAGTGATCACGGGATTTTAGAACCGATTTCTTATAGAGTTGAAAAAGGCAGAGCTGCAGAAATTTATCAAAAAGGCCTTAAAAATAAAGAGCTCAGCAAAAAAGATATTAAAGATTTCAAGGCTTTTATGCTGGCAGAATTCGCTAAATTAAATCAGGAAAAAGACTGGGTAACCCAACTTCATATTGGTGCAGTAAGAAACTACAGAGAGAGCCTGTATGAAAAGCTCGGACCTGATACTGGTGGAGATATTTCTAATTATTCTATAGAGATAGTAGATAACCTTAAGTATTTTATTAACCAATTTGGTGAAGACTTAAATATAGTACTTTATACTATGGATCCTGTCCATTGGTTTACGGTTTCTACGATCAGCAGGGCTTTCCCTAAAGTAAGTTTAGGTGCCCCCTGGTGGTTAAATGATACTCCTTATGGTATGGAAACACAGCTTAAACAGGTGACTACTGTTGATTTGTTTTATAATTTGGCGGGAATGGTAACAGACTCAAGAAAATTAATGTCTTATTCTTCTCGAACAGAGATGTTTAGAAGAACATTAGCCAATGTAGTTGGAAAGATGGTTGATAAAGGCCAGATGCCTTATAGTGTTGCTGCTGACCTTGTGAATCATGTTTGTTATGAGGGTCAATACAATCTATTTTTTAAATAA
- a CDS encoding tagaturonate reductase has product MAKKELKTLNRELLENEFLGSNLADFPAEILDYPEKVVQFGEGNFLRAFIDWMFHKMNKEGIFKGRAVVIQPIRKGRVSNLNEQDGLYTLYLRGIEAGKEVNKKEIITSISRGLESYAQWDKVLELAEKEEIEIVVSNTTEAGISYNPEDHLEDCPPESYPGKLAAYLYRRYEHFAGDPEKGMIILPVELIDRNGDNLKRIILKLADDWKLEKEFKDWIKNSNHFLNTLVDRIVTGYPFNEIAKLEAELGYHDQNLDTGEIFHLWVIEGDESLKEKLPFHQAALNVKWVDDLTPYRTTKVRILNGAHTSTVPVAYLAGIDLVRDAVNDQLLGEFIKKAVFEDIIPTLTAGNAELEDFAAKIFERFKNPYIDHKWLDISLNSTSKFKTRVLPSIIEHIEKLHKTPKYLSFSLAALIAFYKGTEIETSQLKAYRNGDSYLIKDDQAALEFFAQLWSEYENKEIKLSELTKKVLAAEKFWERDLTELPELEKTVVDQLKNIEKEGMKAALENLL; this is encoded by the coding sequence ATGGCTAAAAAAGAGTTGAAGACCTTGAATCGAGAACTTCTTGAAAATGAATTTTTGGGCAGTAACTTAGCTGATTTCCCGGCTGAAATATTGGATTATCCCGAAAAAGTGGTTCAGTTTGGAGAAGGGAATTTTTTAAGAGCTTTTATTGACTGGATGTTTCACAAAATGAATAAAGAGGGGATTTTTAAAGGTAGAGCTGTTGTAATTCAGCCGATCAGAAAAGGAAGGGTCAGTAATTTAAATGAACAGGATGGTCTTTATACCCTTTATTTAAGAGGTATTGAAGCAGGTAAAGAAGTTAATAAAAAAGAAATAATCACCTCTATTTCAAGAGGCTTGGAATCTTATGCTCAATGGGATAAGGTGCTTGAGCTTGCTGAAAAAGAAGAAATAGAAATAGTTGTTTCAAATACAACTGAAGCAGGCATAAGTTATAATCCAGAAGATCATCTAGAAGACTGTCCACCCGAATCTTATCCAGGCAAATTAGCTGCCTATTTATATAGAAGATATGAACATTTTGCTGGTGATCCTGAAAAAGGTATGATTATCCTACCAGTAGAGCTTATAGACCGCAATGGTGATAATTTAAAGAGGATTATCTTAAAACTTGCAGATGACTGGAAGCTTGAAAAGGAGTTTAAAGATTGGATTAAAAACAGCAATCATTTTTTAAATACTCTTGTTGATAGGATAGTTACCGGTTATCCCTTCAACGAGATTGCTAAATTAGAAGCAGAATTAGGCTACCATGATCAGAATTTAGATACCGGAGAGATTTTTCACCTCTGGGTTATTGAAGGTGATGAAAGTTTAAAAGAAAAATTACCTTTTCATCAAGCTGCTTTAAATGTTAAATGGGTTGATGATTTAACACCATACCGCACAACTAAAGTTAGAATTTTAAATGGAGCCCATACTTCAACAGTTCCGGTCGCTTATCTAGCTGGAATCGATTTAGTTAGAGATGCAGTTAATGATCAACTGCTAGGAGAATTTATCAAAAAGGCTGTTTTTGAAGATATTATACCAACCCTTACAGCAGGTAATGCTGAATTAGAAGATTTTGCAGCAAAGATATTTGAAAGATTTAAAAATCCATATATTGATCACAAGTGGCTGGATATATCATTGAATTCTACCTCTAAATTTAAAACAAGAGTATTACCATCTATAATTGAACATATTGAAAAATTGCATAAAACACCGAAATATTTAAGTTTTTCTCTGGCTGCTTTAATAGCCTTTTATAAAGGTACAGAAATAGAAACTTCTCAGCTTAAAGCCTATCGAAATGGAGACAGCTATTTAATCAAAGATGATCAGGCTGCTTTAGAATTTTTTGCTCAACTCTGGTCTGAATATGAGAATAAAGAAATTAAATTATCTGAGCTAACAAAAAAAGTTTTAGCTGCAGAGAAGTTCTGGGAAAGAGATTTAACTGAACTGCCAGAATTAGAAAAAACTGTTGTTGATCAGCTTAAAAATATTGAAAAAGAAGGAATGAAAGCTGCTTTAGAGAATTTATTATAA
- a CDS encoding outer membrane beta-barrel protein, which yields MKRTLIVLMVLSLMLFSFSALAEAYTAQRAGDFEVKLGIDFGGDFDYGSDSYDVDMGYSLIGEYKYAYNQNINLGAGLNYQFDRDFDDTDGDFSFTTAYILGEYKVTDSPVYLIGHLGYGSLSVDSATFSGDESGGLYYAAGAGMILDNDYVAEVLYSRNNGEVNDEDVEYDKFTISFGIRY from the coding sequence ATGAAAAGAACTTTAATTGTTTTAATGGTACTTTCTTTAATGTTATTTAGTTTTTCAGCTCTGGCAGAAGCTTATACTGCTCAAAGAGCTGGTGATTTTGAGGTTAAGCTGGGTATCGATTTTGGTGGAGATTTTGATTATGGTTCAGATAGTTATGATGTTGATATGGGTTACAGCCTGATTGGTGAATATAAGTATGCTTATAATCAAAATATTAACTTAGGTGCTGGCTTAAATTATCAATTTGACCGTGACTTTGATGATACTGATGGTGACTTTTCTTTTACAACAGCCTATATTTTAGGAGAATATAAAGTAACAGATAGTCCTGTTTATTTAATCGGTCATCTTGGTTATGGTTCTCTAAGTGTTGATAGTGCAACATTTTCTGGAGATGAAAGTGGAGGCCTTTATTATGCAGCTGGTGCTGGTATGATTCTAGATAATGATTATGTGGCAGAAGTTCTTTACAGCCGTAATAACGGTGAAGTTAATGATGAAGATGTAGAATATGATAAATTTACTATTTCTTTTGGAATTAGATATTAA
- a CDS encoding UxaA family hydrolase, which produces MGDKTLLINQKDNIAITLTELDAGEFVEIDSQKIKVLSDIPLGHKIALKDINKGEQVIRYGYPIGNAKEDIKKGEWVHTHNLKTGLQGKLDYNYQPQLKNLECSGKIPEFLGYKRENKKVGIRNDIWIINTVGCINKVVEKLAFKAEQKYQSLIESGIIDSIHAFPHPYGCSQLGGDLKNTQKALAGLVNHPNAAAVLVVGLGCENNLIEDFKKYIGDYNNKRVKFLNLQDVEDDIKVAESLLDDLVVYAKDFKQEKIPVSKLKIGLKCGGSDSFSGVTANPLLGKISDKIAAYNGISILTEVPEMFGAEKILMNRAKDKATFYKLVKLINDFKDYFLSHDQEIYENPSPGNKEGGITTLEEKSLGCTQKGGTGTVNDVFFYGEQVEGKGLNLLESPGNDLVATTALTIAGAHLILFTTGRGTPFGGAVPTVKVSTNSRIYDQKRNWFDFNAGQLLEGKNMENLAEEFFDYIIKVASKQIKTKNEINDYREIAIFKDGVTL; this is translated from the coding sequence TTGGGAGATAAAACATTATTAATCAATCAAAAAGATAATATAGCTATTACTTTAACAGAACTGGATGCAGGAGAGTTTGTTGAAATAGATTCACAAAAAATTAAAGTTTTAAGTGATATTCCACTTGGTCATAAAATTGCTCTAAAAGATATTAATAAAGGAGAGCAGGTTATCCGCTATGGATATCCAATTGGAAATGCAAAAGAAGATATTAAAAAGGGAGAATGGGTACACACCCATAATCTAAAAACCGGGCTCCAGGGTAAGCTTGACTATAATTATCAACCTCAGCTAAAAAACCTAGAATGTTCTGGGAAAATCCCGGAATTTCTTGGCTATAAAAGAGAAAACAAGAAAGTTGGAATTAGAAATGATATCTGGATTATTAATACTGTTGGCTGTATAAATAAAGTTGTAGAAAAATTAGCTTTTAAAGCAGAACAAAAATATCAATCTTTAATTGAATCAGGCATTATTGACAGCATTCATGCTTTTCCTCATCCTTATGGTTGCTCACAATTAGGAGGCGATTTAAAAAATACTCAAAAAGCTTTAGCAGGTCTGGTAAATCATCCCAATGCTGCTGCAGTTTTGGTTGTTGGCCTGGGTTGTGAAAATAATTTGATTGAAGACTTTAAAAAATATATTGGTGATTATAACAACAAAAGGGTTAAGTTTTTAAATCTTCAGGATGTAGAAGATGATATTAAGGTAGCAGAATCTCTGCTTGATGATCTGGTTGTTTATGCTAAAGATTTCAAACAGGAAAAAATTCCGGTTTCTAAGCTAAAGATTGGTCTTAAATGTGGAGGTTCAGACAGTTTTTCCGGGGTAACAGCAAATCCTCTTTTGGGTAAAATTTCTGATAAAATAGCAGCTTATAATGGGATCAGTATTTTAACTGAGGTTCCAGAGATGTTTGGCGCAGAAAAGATTTTGATGAATAGGGCTAAAGATAAAGCAACGTTTTATAAGCTTGTTAAATTAATAAATGATTTTAAAGATTATTTTCTTTCTCATGACCAAGAGATTTATGAAAATCCATCTCCTGGTAATAAAGAAGGTGGGATCACAACTTTAGAAGAGAAGTCATTAGGTTGTACTCAAAAAGGTGGTACAGGGACTGTAAATGATGTCTTTTTCTATGGTGAACAGGTTGAAGGAAAGGGTTTAAATCTTTTAGAAAGTCCTGGCAATGATCTGGTTGCAACTACTGCACTTACAATAGCTGGTGCCCACCTGATCCTCTTTACTACAGGAAGGGGAACCCCTTTTGGAGGAGCTGTTCCCACTGTTAAAGTTTCTACAAATAGTAGAATTTATGATCAAAAAAGAAATTGGTTTGATTTTAATGCCGGGCAATTACTTGAAGGCAAAAATATGGAAAATCTGGCAGAAGAATTTTTTGATTATATTATTAAAGTTGCCTCTAAACAAATAAAAACAAAAAATGAAATAAATGATTATCGCGAAATTGCAATTTTTAAAGATGGTGTAACATTGTAA
- a CDS encoding tagaturonate epimerase family protein — MPWRDFAEELVGTSKEAIKKLAEYAEDYRIYPRSINKLGKSFFFLAKVEQKKKLIILNESKHFESFNGEIEEFAGFKAKVAPLNHHNAQRLRKLFPHTAPKVLGNKNPSIGLGDRLGIATPGHIDAVKESEVMPVFAQQSVRELNLTNRSFEAVLDDVSWAVFQEGYEDGFAADADHLKNKNEVETALDIGYTMITLDCTDYINNLREGITFQELKAQYEEIADYLKDGLESQYLNKTFVLGSNHELEYNKMNFYKIVLTYYQIIDFAKEIYHLIKKESKEIDFEISIDETSLPTSAEAHFFVANELKRNGININSLAPRFVGSFEKGIDYIGSLDKFEKHFKIHAEIADRFGHKLSIHSGSDKFSLYPIIGHHTKGRVHVKTAGTNWLEALRVLAENDPALFRDIYYYAQKKYKDAKEYYHVSTELVDIPDLARLSDKELSELLEIDEARQLLHITYGFILEAKKDGDYLFRDKLYKFWEKHDKEYRKALEFHIIKHLKKLGFYN, encoded by the coding sequence ATGCCATGGAGAGACTTTGCTGAAGAACTTGTAGGTACTTCAAAAGAGGCAATTAAAAAGCTTGCAGAATATGCTGAGGATTATAGAATTTATCCTCGCTCTATTAACAAACTGGGTAAATCATTTTTCTTTTTAGCAAAAGTTGAACAAAAAAAGAAGCTCATTATTTTAAATGAAAGCAAACACTTTGAAAGTTTTAATGGTGAGATTGAAGAGTTTGCCGGTTTTAAAGCAAAGGTAGCACCTTTAAACCATCACAATGCTCAAAGACTTAGAAAACTATTTCCTCATACAGCTCCTAAAGTACTGGGTAATAAAAATCCAAGTATTGGCCTTGGAGACAGGCTTGGTATAGCAACACCTGGCCATATCGATGCTGTTAAAGAAAGTGAAGTTATGCCAGTTTTTGCTCAGCAGTCAGTTCGTGAGTTAAATTTAACAAACCGAAGTTTCGAAGCTGTCTTAGATGATGTAAGTTGGGCTGTTTTTCAAGAGGGTTATGAAGACGGTTTTGCTGCTGATGCTGATCATTTAAAAAATAAAAATGAGGTCGAAACAGCTCTTGATATTGGTTATACCATGATAACTCTGGACTGTACTGATTATATCAATAACCTTAGAGAAGGTATAACATTTCAGGAACTTAAGGCACAATATGAGGAAATTGCTGATTATTTAAAAGATGGTCTGGAAAGTCAATATTTAAATAAAACATTTGTTTTAGGTTCAAATCATGAATTGGAATATAATAAAATGAATTTTTATAAAATTGTGCTCACCTATTATCAGATAATTGATTTTGCCAAAGAAATTTATCACCTGATAAAAAAAGAAAGTAAAGAGATTGATTTTGAAATTTCGATTGATGAGACTTCTCTACCTACCAGTGCAGAAGCTCACTTTTTTGTTGCAAATGAGTTAAAAAGAAATGGAATTAATATCAATAGTCTTGCCCCAAGATTTGTTGGCAGTTTTGAAAAGGGTATTGATTATATTGGCAGTTTAGATAAATTTGAAAAACACTTTAAAATCCATGCTGAAATTGCTGATCGCTTTGGCCATAAGTTGAGCATTCATTCCGGTAGTGATAAATTCAGTCTTTATCCTATTATCGGTCATCATACAAAGGGTAGAGTTCATGTTAAAACTGCTGGTACAAATTGGCTGGAAGCACTTAGAGTTTTAGCAGAAAATGACCCAGCACTTTTTAGAGACATTTATTATTATGCTCAGAAAAAATATAAAGATGCTAAAGAATATTATCATGTAAGTACTGAACTGGTTGATATTCCAGATTTAGCAAGGTTAAGTGACAAAGAACTGTCAGAGCTGCTGGAAATTGATGAGGCCAGACAGCTGCTTCATATTACCTATGGTTTTATTTTAGAAGCAAAAAAAGATGGGGATTATCTATTTAGGGACAAACTCTATAAATTTTGGGAAAAACATGATAAAGAATATAGAAAAGCCCTTGAGTTTCACATTATAAAACATCTAAAAAAGTTAGGGTTTTATAATTAA